One Aquarana catesbeiana isolate 2022-GZ linkage group LG11, ASM4218655v1, whole genome shotgun sequence genomic window carries:
- the LOC141112952 gene encoding small ribosomal subunit protein uS19-like has product MVDVKQKKRTFRKFTYKGVDLDQLLDISYEQIMQLSCACQRRRLNRGLCRKHNSLLKHLRKAKKEAPSMEKPEVIKTHLRDMIILPKMVGSMVGVYNGKSFRQVEIKPQMIGHYLDELSITYKSAKHGRPGIGATQCSCFISLKYHSKYVNKRRFFQSKEKKRETM; this is encoded by the coding sequence ATGGTGGATGTCAAGCAGAAGAAGAGGACCTTCAGGAAATTCACATACAAAGGAGTGGATTTGGACCAGCTGCTTGATATATCCTATGAGCAAATCATGCAGCTATCCTGTGCTTGCCAACGCCGGCGTCTAAACAGAGGCTTATGCCGCAAACATAACTCCCTTCTGAAACATCTGCGCAAGGCCAAGAAGGAAGCACCTTCCATGGAGAAGCCAGAAGTTATTAAGACCCATCTGAGAGACATGATCATCTTGCCAAAAATGGTTGGTAGCATGGTGGGAGTATACAATGGCAAATCCTTCAGGCAGGTTGAAATTAAGCCTCAGATGATTGGTCATTACTTGGATGAACTCTCCATCACATACAAGTCTGCGAAGCATGGCAGACCTGGTATTGGTGCCACCCAATGCTCTTGTTTCATTTCTCTGAAGTATCATTCTAAATATGTAAATAAAAGGAGGTTCTtccagtcaaaagaaaaaaaaagagagacaatgtaa